In Oncorhynchus clarkii lewisi isolate Uvic-CL-2024 chromosome 16, UVic_Ocla_1.0, whole genome shotgun sequence, one genomic interval encodes:
- the LOC139367545 gene encoding progestin and adipoQ receptor family member 4-like has product MACLHGPRLLNLEKTPPHLQFNDLILTGYRPISTFQGCIRSLFYLHNEFGNIYTHGIPFFCFLVLLPLNIPWSEVEQTWMCVFHYLACLSPTVGSVLYHTFMNHEGGEPIYDTLLSLDMVGVCLVNTLGCLPIIYITLMCYPGTCILALLTYSLISAWGILCATTARSNYGRLRAFIWQALFRVLLFLFRWLGDGVGSPASLRLFFTMDMLAIMGGLVNLSRVPERFSPGLFDYWCNSHQIMHVLVICSIIYMHWGMLEDLAWIKTFQCPVLE; this is encoded by the exons ATGGCTTGCTTACATGGACCACGGCTACTGAATTTGGAGAAAACCCCTCCTCATCTTCAGTTCAATGACTTGATCCTGACGGGCTACCGGCCAATTTCAACCTTTCAGGGGTGCATCAGAAGCTTGTTCTACTTGCACAATGAATTTGGTAACATTTATACCCATG gaATCCCATTCTTCTGTTTCCTTGTGCTGCTGCCACTTAACATCCCCTGGTCCGAGGTGGAGCAAACGTGGATGTGTGTGTTCCACTACCTTGCCTGCCTGTCCCCCACCGTGGGCTCAGTGCTTTACCACACCTTCATGAACCATGAGGGCGGGGAGCCCATCTACGACACACTCCTTTCCCTTGACATGGTGGGAGTCTGCCTGGTCAACACCTTGG GATGCCTGCCCATCATCTATATCACCCTGATGTGCTACCCTGGCACTTGCATCCTGGCCCTCCTGACCTACAGCCTAATCTCAGCCTGGGGCATCCTCTGTGCCACCACAGCGCGTAGCAACTATGGGCGCCTTCGCGCTTTCATCTGGCAGGCCCTCTTCCGTGTGCTCCTCTTCCTATTCCGTTGGCTGGGCGACGGTGTAGGCAGCCCAGCTTCGCTGCGCCTCTTCTTCACCATGGACATGCTGGCTATCATGGGTGGCCTGGTGAACCTTAGCCGGGTGCCCGAGCGTTTTAGCCCAGGCCTCTTCGACTACTGGTGCAACAGCCACCAGATAATGCACGTGCTGGTGATCTGCTCCATTATCTACATGCACTGGGGGATGCTGGAGGATTTAGCCTGGATTAAGACGTTCCAGTGTCCGGTGTTGGAGTGA